In the genome of Bacillus sp. S3, one region contains:
- the remA gene encoding extracellular matrix/biofilm regulator RemA produces the protein MSIKLINIGFGNIVSANRIISIVSPESAPIKRIIQDARDRGSLIDATYGRRTRAVIVMDSDHVILSAVQPETVAHRLTDRDETIDEG, from the coding sequence ATGTCGATTAAATTAATTAATATTGGATTTGGAAATATTGTTTCTGCCAATCGAATTATTTCCATTGTCTCCCCGGAATCAGCACCAATTAAAAGAATTATTCAGGATGCCCGGGATCGGGGCTCGTTAATAGATGCTACATACGGACGACGTACCCGTGCAGTGATTGTTATGGATAGCGACCATGTGATTCTATCAGCTGTACAGCCTGAGACCGTCGCCCATCGCTTGACGGACCGTGATGAAACTATTGATGAAGGGTAG
- a CDS encoding YicC/YloC family endoribonuclease, which produces MVISMTGFGRGKAVSGLSTVNVEIKTVNHRFSEINIRMPRTLLKIEDKMKKKLNKHIRRGRVEVYVSVEGEGTVTRNVQVDWKLIEEYYQFIEQVRSKYGIEDTITLKDLLNRTDLLHIEESESGNEEIENLVLTAVEEAVILLKQMRTAEGEEMKKDLLAISSQLEANVFDLQKYAPLVVQSFKERLTKRMQEFVNGQLDETRILTEVAVFADKADINEEITRLKSHIQQFLQTLNDYEPIGRKLDFIVQEMNREANTIGSKANDSNIAKKVVEIKSLLEKLKEQVQNIE; this is translated from the coding sequence ATGGTTATTAGTATGACAGGCTTTGGCAGAGGAAAGGCCGTTTCCGGGTTATCCACAGTAAATGTAGAAATAAAAACAGTCAATCATCGATTTTCCGAAATAAATATACGGATGCCGAGAACTCTGTTAAAAATAGAAGATAAAATGAAAAAGAAACTAAACAAGCATATTCGCCGCGGCAGGGTAGAGGTTTATGTAAGTGTTGAGGGAGAAGGTACTGTCACCCGCAATGTTCAAGTAGATTGGAAACTGATTGAAGAATATTATCAATTCATCGAACAGGTACGGAGCAAATATGGGATAGAAGATACCATCACGTTAAAGGATTTGTTGAATCGGACAGACCTCTTACATATTGAAGAAAGTGAATCAGGGAATGAAGAGATTGAGAATCTAGTTCTTACCGCTGTTGAAGAAGCAGTGATCTTATTAAAACAAATGCGGACGGCTGAAGGTGAAGAAATGAAAAAAGATTTGCTGGCTATTTCTTCGCAATTAGAAGCAAATGTTTTTGACCTTCAGAAATATGCACCACTTGTTGTCCAATCCTTTAAAGAGCGCCTAACGAAAAGGATGCAGGAGTTCGTCAATGGACAATTAGATGAAACGCGAATTTTAACAGAAGTAGCTGTTTTTGCAGATAAAGCAGATATTAATGAAGAAATTACCCGATTAAAGAGTCATATACAGCAATTCTTGCAAACTTTAAATGACTATGAGCCAATTGGAAGGAAGCTTGATTTTATCGTTCAAGAAATGAATAGGGAAGCGAATACGATCGGATCCAAAGCAAATGATTCAAACATCGCTAAAAAGGTTGTTGAAATAAAAAGTTTACTTGAAAAGCTGAAGGAACAGGTTCAGAATATCGAGTAG
- the gmk gene encoding guanylate kinase: MQEKGLLIVLSGPSGVGKGTVRKEIFSHPDTAFEYSISMTTRAPRAGEVDGVDYFFKSRGEFEQLIEQGKLLEYAEFVGNYYGTPVDYVRETLDDGKDVFLEIEVKGARQVREKFPEGLFIFLMPPSLTELKNRIVTRGTETDDIIHNRMLSAREEIEMMELYDYVVENDQVELACERVKAIVTAEHCRRERIEHRYKKLLEVE; the protein is encoded by the coding sequence ATGCAGGAAAAAGGATTGCTGATTGTACTATCTGGGCCATCCGGGGTTGGAAAAGGAACGGTGCGAAAAGAAATATTTTCTCATCCCGATACCGCTTTTGAATACTCGATTTCAATGACAACCCGCGCTCCGCGCGCTGGAGAAGTGGATGGGGTCGATTACTTTTTTAAGTCAAGAGGAGAATTTGAACAGTTAATCGAGCAAGGCAAGCTCCTGGAGTACGCCGAATTTGTCGGCAACTACTACGGAACCCCTGTAGATTATGTCCGCGAAACCCTTGATGACGGGAAAGATGTCTTCTTAGAAATAGAAGTAAAAGGCGCCCGTCAAGTTCGAGAAAAATTCCCTGAAGGATTATTTATTTTCCTGATGCCGCCAAGTCTTACCGAATTAAAGAATCGGATTGTGACTAGAGGTACGGAAACGGATGATATTATCCATAATCGGATGTTATCTGCCCGCGAAGAAATAGAAATGATGGAATTATATGATTACGTCGTTGAAAATGACCAAGTAGAGCTGGCCTGCGAGCGTGTCAAGGCAATTGTAACAGCTGAACATTGCCGTAGAGAACGAATAGAACATCGTTATAAAAAATTGCTGGAGGTTGAATAA
- the rpoZ gene encoding DNA-directed RNA polymerase subunit omega — MLYPSIDSLLEKIDSKYSLVSVAAKRARVMSQVHDERLPKYVSYKHVGKALEEIYSGELTYRISQKAEMQE, encoded by the coding sequence ATGTTATATCCGTCAATTGACTCATTGTTAGAAAAAATTGATTCAAAATATTCACTTGTGTCCGTAGCTGCAAAACGTGCCCGTGTCATGTCACAGGTGCACGATGAAAGATTGCCTAAATATGTTTCCTATAAACATGTTGGGAAAGCATTAGAGGAAATTTATAGCGGTGAGCTAACCTACCGGATTTCACAAAAAGCTGAAATGCAAGAATAA